The following proteins are co-located in the Xanthocytophaga agilis genome:
- a CDS encoding AraC family transcriptional regulator, giving the protein MTGIPLLKEINEAYESTGLSLRTTNPSFHIFDMRDANQLTVNHYPPHRADFFILIISFGTKRLNFTLNTTTFENVDHFIVCAAPGQIMKWEKNDDWFGFCICFKSDFTRYESEVNFLEDFPFFNIKQPNLFSITESEFKDLAPNCQQIVSEQRNYYNYNFQIMRALFQAVLWKVRRIYEEFKPKTLEKKNLVLASQFQYLVNRHFIDKTLVADYADMLNITANHLSQIIKEATGKTAKSIVTERRLEEAKYLLRFTNNDISEISFHLNFSEPTHFTKLFKKELLLTPLQYRQMDKLTNPIGLFTKKH; this is encoded by the coding sequence ATGACAGGAATACCTCTCCTTAAGGAAATAAACGAGGCATATGAAAGCACTGGTCTTTCACTTCGTACAACTAATCCCTCTTTTCACATATTTGACATGCGTGATGCAAACCAGTTGACAGTCAATCATTACCCTCCACATAGAGCAGATTTTTTTATACTTATCATTAGCTTTGGTACAAAGAGATTAAACTTTACACTCAACACAACCACATTCGAAAATGTGGATCATTTTATTGTGTGTGCTGCTCCGGGCCAGATAATGAAGTGGGAAAAAAACGACGACTGGTTTGGCTTTTGCATCTGTTTTAAATCTGATTTTACTAGGTATGAATCAGAAGTAAACTTTTTAGAAGACTTCCCGTTTTTCAACATCAAACAACCCAATCTGTTTTCTATAACTGAAAGTGAGTTCAAAGATCTGGCCCCAAACTGTCAGCAGATTGTAAGTGAACAGCGAAACTATTACAACTACAATTTTCAGATAATGAGGGCTCTATTTCAGGCTGTTCTCTGGAAGGTTCGAAGAATTTACGAGGAATTTAAACCCAAAACCCTTGAAAAGAAAAATTTGGTCCTTGCCTCTCAATTTCAATATCTGGTGAACAGGCATTTTATAGATAAGACGTTGGTGGCAGACTATGCGGACATGCTCAACATTACAGCGAACCATTTAAGCCAGATAATAAAAGAAGCAACAGGTAAAACAGCAAAGAGTATTGTAACCGAAAGAAGGCTCGAGGAGGCTAAATACCTGCTTCGGTTTACCAATAACGATATTTCGGAAATCTCTTTTCATTTAAACTTTTCAGAGCCAACTCATTTTACAAAACTTTTTAAAAAGGAACTTCTTCTGACTCCACTTCAGTATCGGCAAATGGATAAATTGACTAACCCTATTGGTCTATTTACAAAAAAACACTGA
- a CDS encoding helix-turn-helix domain-containing protein yields the protein MYERKTLPNLNCGLDLIGEVLYGKWKIRLLWFIHQGHKRPSQLQRRIPDAARRVLNIQLKELEDHELITRKIYPVVPPKVEYDLTELGKTLIPVISALGNWGDTNEEHLRSVILKRLNSESNSLISEHEVESDSH from the coding sequence ATGTATGAAAGGAAAACACTACCGAATCTGAATTGTGGACTTGATCTGATAGGTGAAGTCCTTTACGGCAAATGGAAGATACGTTTGCTTTGGTTTATCCATCAGGGTCATAAACGCCCAAGCCAATTGCAACGCCGAATCCCTGATGCGGCAAGGCGTGTGTTGAATATTCAGCTGAAAGAGTTGGAAGACCACGAATTGATCACACGAAAAATTTATCCTGTCGTGCCACCAAAAGTAGAGTATGATTTAACGGAATTAGGTAAAACCTTAATTCCCGTAATTTCTGCATTGGGAAATTGGGGTGATACAAATGAGGAGCACTTAAGGTCAGTTATTTTAAAACGGCTGAATTCAGAAAGCAATAGTTTGATTTCGGAACATGAGGTCGAAAGTGATAGCCACTAA